A genome region from Nitrospira sp. includes the following:
- a CDS encoding glycosyltransferase family 4 protein has product MRIAQVSPLWESVPPKLYGGTERIVSYLTEELVRQGHEVTLFASGDSVTKAKLEAPCQQALRLNTGIFNREAPLIQMMEQVFASADQFDLIHSHLDFLAFSLSRRCRVPVVTTLHGRLDLPELVPVFRDFAELPLVSISDSQRRPLPWCNWANTVYHGLPSDLYKFHPEQGKYLAFLGRVSPEKCPDQAIELAKRVGIPMKMAAKVDPADRAYFERVVEPLLDHPLIEFVGEITDAEKSDFIGNAIGLICPYDWPEPFGLVLIESLACGTPVLAYRRGSIPEIIGHGVTGFISENLNEMVSQVEKLGTIDRNRCRQVFDERFTAQRMTNDYLKIYQQLITDTAALPGKPGQQHVSNL; this is encoded by the coding sequence ATGAGGATTGCCCAGGTATCGCCGCTTTGGGAGAGCGTCCCTCCGAAATTGTACGGAGGCACGGAGCGTATCGTCTCCTACCTGACGGAAGAACTCGTCCGTCAAGGGCACGAGGTGACTTTGTTCGCCAGCGGCGATTCGGTCACGAAGGCAAAGCTGGAAGCGCCCTGTCAGCAGGCCTTGCGTTTGAATACCGGGATTTTCAACCGCGAAGCGCCGCTCATTCAGATGATGGAGCAGGTCTTCGCGTCTGCCGACCAATTCGACCTTATTCACTCCCATCTCGATTTTCTGGCCTTTTCGCTTTCCCGACGCTGCCGCGTCCCCGTTGTGACGACGCTTCACGGCCGGTTGGATTTGCCTGAACTCGTGCCGGTCTTCCGTGACTTTGCGGAGCTGCCGCTGGTTTCCATCTCGGACTCACAGCGCCGGCCGTTACCTTGGTGTAACTGGGCCAATACCGTCTATCACGGCTTGCCCAGTGACCTCTATAAGTTCCATCCCGAACAGGGCAAGTATCTGGCCTTTCTCGGTCGAGTCTCGCCGGAAAAGTGTCCCGATCAAGCGATCGAATTGGCCAAACGGGTCGGAATACCCATGAAGATGGCGGCGAAAGTCGATCCGGCCGACCGTGCCTATTTCGAACGGGTCGTGGAGCCTCTCTTGGATCATCCCCTGATCGAGTTCGTGGGTGAAATTACCGATGCGGAGAAGAGCGACTTCATCGGGAATGCCATCGGTCTGATCTGCCCCTATGACTGGCCGGAGCCCTTTGGCCTCGTGTTGATCGAAAGCCTTGCCTGTGGTACACCGGTTCTCGCTTACCGACGGGGTTCCATTCCAGAAATTATCGGCCACGGTGTGACGGGTTTCATCAGCGAAAACCTCAATGAAATGGTGAGTCAGGTGGAGAAGCTCGGCACGATCGATCGCAACCGCTGCCGGCAAGTGTTCGATGAGCGATTCACCGCTCAACGCATGACGAACGACTATCTGAAGATCTATCAACAGCTCATCACGGATACGGCTGCGCTTCCTGGGAAGCCCGGGCAGCAACACGTGTCGAACCTCTAG
- a CDS encoding MFS transporter, whose product MAAESQSTPESEVNGWRLLGTRDFGCLWAGQVVSQIGDGLNKVALLWFVYEMTGSALKMTAIGLLQTIPPLLFGPLIGVYLDYLPKKTVMIVVDLLRTLMVLLIPLFYAFDMLTLERLYVLVFLVSIVSTVFGPALASAVPLIVQRSQLTTANALIQSTTNIGVLLGPAMSGLGIALIGAQNVLYVDAATFLVSALFLLPIRVRDSRTVKGINVLATPVIQDMMVGFRFVFLQHRVVFALMITAVLYNLAISAFVFLLPVVAKELLQVGPMELGWLWSALGIGMLAASIWLARTPQGTFQDRISKIGRSLTVGGIAVCALGLIQTPVLFSTFLLIIVIGGSTSLFYPVVWAMLQEVTPEHLLGRVFTTFSVGGMASAMVGMAGFGWAADTLGPAVSLIGIGIVLLLTAMVTVQVSRRGLVVSPAVA is encoded by the coding sequence ATGGCAGCTGAGTCGCAATCTACCCCTGAGTCGGAAGTCAACGGGTGGCGGTTATTGGGGACTCGTGATTTCGGCTGCCTTTGGGCCGGCCAGGTCGTCTCCCAGATCGGCGATGGTCTCAATAAGGTGGCTCTCCTCTGGTTCGTGTATGAAATGACCGGGTCCGCGCTGAAGATGACCGCGATCGGGTTGTTGCAGACGATTCCCCCGTTACTCTTCGGTCCGCTGATCGGCGTCTATCTCGATTACCTCCCGAAAAAGACCGTCATGATCGTCGTCGATCTCTTGCGAACGTTGATGGTGCTCTTGATACCGCTGTTTTATGCGTTCGATATGCTGACGCTTGAACGCTTGTACGTGCTGGTATTCCTCGTCTCCATCGTGTCCACGGTGTTCGGTCCGGCTCTGGCGTCCGCGGTGCCGTTGATCGTCCAGCGTTCGCAACTCACCACGGCGAATGCGTTGATTCAGAGTACGACCAACATCGGTGTCTTGTTGGGACCGGCCATGAGCGGGCTGGGCATCGCGTTGATTGGTGCTCAGAATGTGCTCTATGTGGACGCCGCGACTTTCTTGGTGTCCGCGCTCTTCCTCCTGCCGATTCGTGTGCGGGACAGCCGGACGGTGAAGGGCATCAATGTGCTGGCCACGCCGGTGATTCAAGACATGATGGTCGGATTTCGCTTCGTGTTCCTCCAGCACCGGGTGGTGTTCGCGTTGATGATTACAGCCGTGCTGTACAACCTGGCGATCAGCGCCTTCGTGTTTCTCCTCCCGGTTGTGGCGAAGGAATTGCTGCAAGTCGGCCCCATGGAGTTGGGCTGGCTGTGGTCGGCATTGGGGATTGGGATGTTGGCCGCTTCCATCTGGCTGGCTCGGACGCCACAGGGCACCTTCCAGGATCGCATCAGCAAGATCGGGCGCTCGCTGACGGTGGGCGGCATCGCGGTCTGTGCGTTGGGATTGATCCAGACGCCGGTTCTGTTCAGCACGTTCTTATTGATCATCGTCATCGGCGGGAGTACCTCCCTCTTTTATCCGGTCGTATGGGCGATGCTGCAGGAAGTCACCCCGGAGCATTTGCTCGGACGTGTCTTCACCACCTTCAGTGTGGGTGGGATGGCCTCCGCGATGGTGGGTATGGCCGGGTTTGGATGGGCCGCGGATACCTTAGGCCCTGCCGTCAGCCTGATCGGGATCGGAATCGTTTTATTGCTCACTGCGATGGTCACGGTGCAGGTAAGCCGCCGTGGCCTCGTAGTGAGTCCGGCTGTCGCATAA